A region of Moorena producens PAL-8-15-08-1 DNA encodes the following proteins:
- the hpsE gene encoding hormogonium polysaccharide biosynthesis glycosyltransferase HpsE: protein MIDFTVAICTYNGETRLPQVLKRLLYQIKTDHFAWEILIIDNNSTDNTSKIVEEYQSHPGAYPIRYYFEPKQGIAFARRRAIQESKGEYVGFLDDDNLPTSDWVSAAYNFGHSHPQAGAYGSQIYGNYEVKPPKNFQRIACFLAIIERGQEPFCYQPSQGVFPVGAGLVIRKQAWLNNVPEQPWLKGVCATSLSAKGEDIETLSYIQKAGWKIWHNPQMCIEHQIPKWRLEKDYLLKLFRGVGLSRYPTRMLRFQHWQKPFMILVYLINDLRKTMLHLIRYRQHLKTDLVAACELELFVNSLFSPFYHWIFGNQ, encoded by the coding sequence ATGATTGATTTCACAGTTGCTATCTGTACCTATAACGGCGAAACTCGTCTACCTCAGGTTTTAAAACGATTACTGTATCAAATTAAAACCGACCATTTTGCTTGGGAAATTCTGATTATTGACAATAACAGCACTGATAATACCAGCAAAATTGTTGAGGAGTATCAATCCCATCCAGGAGCTTATCCTATTCGATATTACTTTGAACCAAAACAGGGGATAGCATTTGCTCGACGCCGTGCTATCCAGGAGTCTAAAGGTGAGTATGTTGGTTTTTTAGATGATGATAATCTACCTACTTCTGATTGGGTTAGTGCTGCTTATAATTTTGGTCATTCCCATCCCCAAGCTGGGGCTTATGGTAGTCAAATTTATGGAAACTATGAAGTTAAACCACCGAAAAATTTTCAGCGAATTGCTTGTTTCCTCGCTATCATAGAACGAGGTCAAGAACCATTTTGTTATCAGCCTAGTCAAGGGGTATTTCCTGTCGGTGCGGGGTTAGTGATTCGTAAGCAAGCCTGGTTAAATAATGTGCCTGAACAGCCTTGGCTCAAGGGAGTGTGTGCGACATCCCTATCTGCTAAAGGAGAAGATATAGAAACTTTATCCTATATTCAAAAAGCCGGTTGGAAAATTTGGCATAACCCTCAAATGTGTATTGAGCATCAAATCCCAAAATGGCGTTTGGAAAAAGACTATTTATTGAAATTATTCCGAGGCGTGGGGTTAAGTCGGTATCCCACTCGCATGTTGCGCTTTCAACATTGGCAAAAGCCTTTCATGATTCTAGTTTACCTAATCAATGATTTGCGCAAGACTATGCTTCATCTGATTAGATATCGCCAACACCTCAAGACAGATTTAGTAGCAGCTTGCGAACTGGAACTTTTTGTGAATAGCTTGTTTAGTCCATTTTATCATTGGATTTTTGGTAATCAGTAA
- a CDS encoding helix-turn-helix transcriptional regulator: protein MNTQAIQFNGVLLQGVVEGLMDGVLILNAQGELVHSNCYGRLLCAQLAVDKSKSNLVPKEIRRVCQAVLDSCELYPNQPIVIESEIITEPSTSFRIRAVKLTLDSFENPCILVTLENHDQYAESFAIAEVNKYDLTPREADVWLLRRADYSYQEIADELRITLNTVKKHLKNIYAKIKFYQLKQEFLEAN from the coding sequence ATGAATACTCAGGCAATACAGTTTAACGGTGTTCTCTTACAAGGGGTAGTAGAAGGATTAATGGATGGTGTCTTGATTTTGAACGCTCAGGGAGAGTTAGTTCATAGCAATTGCTATGGTCGCCTTCTTTGTGCTCAACTAGCAGTGGATAAGTCAAAATCTAACCTTGTTCCCAAAGAAATCAGGCGTGTTTGCCAAGCTGTGCTTGACAGCTGTGAGTTATATCCAAATCAGCCCATAGTTATCGAGTCTGAAATTATTACTGAGCCCTCAACATCTTTTCGGATTCGAGCCGTTAAGCTCACCTTAGACTCCTTTGAAAATCCCTGCATTTTAGTAACACTAGAAAATCACGATCAATATGCTGAGAGTTTTGCGATCGCAGAGGTTAATAAATATGACCTGACTCCTCGTGAGGCAGACGTTTGGTTACTGCGTCGTGCTGATTACAGCTATCAGGAGATTGCTGATGAATTGCGCATTACTCTTAATACGGTTAAGAAGCACTTGAAAAATATTTATGCTAAAATAAAGTTTTACCAATTGAAACAGGAATTTTTAGAGGCAAATTAA
- a CDS encoding CHAT domain-containing protein produces MTTVFELKIWYKKDDKSCFFLLLWDDRRRQLSASMNYSKEIQRYYQRWRQRYTRFYELPSVKPIGDSGRINPGSGDPCYDLMEAEREFVNAFQRWLGEGEVRKIQQRIRDELTRVAQLISKDGKGIGTHPSVDIFLACDSIEIERLPWETWELAAEGTPVGKVRIFRSAMDNPYGIAGTNPLTACGATPRFFKALGNAHGRKTRILAIFGDDPRLPLQEDWKAVRSLKSIAEVERVTWQPHENHVDIKTKIANAICDQQGWDVLFFAGHSDETTTTGGRLAIAPNISLSISELEEQLTQAREHRLQLAIFNSCSGLSIANSLIKLGLQVIVMREPIRNDVAQSFLQQFCKPLADHRDVYDALLEACQHLQSVEKFAYPSAYLLPSLFNPPGLIPYRIERFDWKKMLQQWLPTRPEAIALGTVLLLSVIPAIQVELLFDIRALVQAVYRNLTNQVLENTLAPVLLVAIDQESLDQADEAIESTQGKLIDSEYLAKLVRHLYALNAQVIGIYYNRHIYQPRYEKLDQAIRSAVEKHNTWFVLAADEQDKVASRKWSLEGYIDFDPWTIEQPLNPTCIESCPFAYQLAVAYRLNHQSSADSLPQPTLNSTVDFQSQVSDYLKQRKTDNKGLIAFNQSAPPFGLASIIDFSIPPRQVYKSITAKELLNFPVPNPELQQHVMQQVVIITNGEYNDTEDDFYFPSVVEYWCHYYQPVKQDLQKCLEVLTRGEVFAYMVHHIIRQHRVVLIPDQWLIFLAAFLGKSTTIILHKQPVKQRHQQVLLLGSITGLYGLVVLQVYISALLLIPWFLPSILVWFYYSFALQKPYLR; encoded by the coding sequence ATGACTACTGTATTTGAACTTAAAATTTGGTATAAAAAAGATGATAAGTCTTGTTTCTTTTTGCTGCTATGGGATGACAGAAGAAGGCAGCTATCTGCCAGCATGAACTATTCCAAGGAAATACAAAGATATTATCAACGGTGGCGACAGCGCTACACTAGGTTTTACGAATTACCGTCAGTGAAACCTATAGGAGATAGTGGCAGAATTAATCCTGGTTCAGGTGACCCCTGTTATGATTTGATGGAGGCAGAAAGAGAGTTTGTCAATGCTTTCCAGCGTTGGTTAGGAGAAGGGGAGGTTCGTAAGATTCAACAGCGGATTCGAGACGAATTGACTCGTGTGGCTCAACTGATATCGAAAGATGGCAAGGGGATTGGTACTCACCCCAGTGTTGATATTTTCCTAGCTTGTGACTCTATAGAAATCGAACGGTTACCATGGGAAACTTGGGAGCTTGCTGCTGAAGGCACACCCGTTGGCAAGGTTCGCATTTTCAGAAGCGCTATGGATAACCCCTATGGCATTGCTGGTACTAACCCCCTGACAGCTTGCGGTGCGACCCCGCGCTTTTTCAAAGCCCTAGGGAACGCACACGGTAGAAAAACCCGTATTCTAGCTATCTTTGGAGATGATCCCAGACTACCGTTGCAGGAAGATTGGAAAGCTGTGCGATCGCTTAAATCTATTGCTGAGGTCGAGCGAGTAACCTGGCAACCTCATGAAAACCATGTCGATATCAAAACCAAAATTGCTAATGCCATCTGTGATCAACAAGGCTGGGATGTGCTGTTCTTTGCTGGACATAGCGATGAAACCACAACCACAGGAGGAAGACTTGCGATCGCTCCGAATATATCCCTGTCAATTAGTGAACTGGAAGAACAATTAACTCAAGCTAGGGAACATAGATTGCAGCTGGCAATTTTCAACTCCTGCAGTGGTCTGAGCATCGCTAACTCTCTGATTAAACTTGGGTTACAGGTAATAGTGATGCGGGAACCCATTCGCAATGATGTGGCTCAGAGTTTTCTCCAGCAGTTCTGTAAGCCCCTAGCTGACCATAGAGATGTTTACGATGCACTACTCGAAGCCTGTCAACATCTTCAATCCGTAGAAAAATTTGCCTATCCCTCTGCCTATCTGCTTCCCTCTTTATTTAATCCTCCCGGTTTAATTCCCTATCGCATTGAGCGGTTTGATTGGAAGAAAATGCTACAGCAGTGGTTACCGACAAGACCAGAAGCGATCGCATTGGGAACAGTTTTACTGCTGAGCGTCATCCCAGCTATTCAAGTCGAATTATTGTTCGACATCCGAGCGTTAGTACAAGCTGTCTATCGTAATTTGACGAATCAAGTACTAGAGAATACCTTAGCGCCTGTTTTGTTAGTTGCTATCGATCAGGAATCTCTAGATCAAGCTGATGAAGCAATAGAAAGCACACAAGGTAAGTTGATTGATTCCGAATACTTAGCCAAGTTGGTAAGACACCTATACGCCTTGAATGCTCAAGTAATCGGCATTTACTACAATCGGCATATCTACCAACCTAGATACGAAAAGCTAGATCAAGCGATTCGCTCTGCTGTGGAAAAGCATAACACTTGGTTTGTGCTAGCAGCAGATGAACAAGATAAAGTCGCTAGTCGCAAATGGAGTTTAGAAGGGTACATAGACTTTGATCCTTGGACTATTGAACAGCCTCTAAATCCCACCTGTATCGAGTCATGTCCGTTTGCTTATCAGCTAGCAGTAGCTTATCGGCTCAATCACCAGTCATCTGCAGATAGTTTACCCCAGCCAACATTAAACAGTACAGTAGATTTTCAGTCCCAAGTCAGTGATTATCTAAAGCAAAGAAAGACTGACAATAAAGGGCTGATTGCTTTCAATCAATCTGCTCCTCCCTTTGGACTAGCTTCTATTATAGACTTTTCTATTCCTCCTAGACAAGTCTACAAATCTATCACAGCTAAGGAACTTCTCAATTTTCCTGTGCCTAATCCAGAACTCCAACAGCATGTAATGCAGCAAGTTGTTATCATCACCAATGGTGAATACAATGACACCGAAGATGACTTTTACTTTCCGTCAGTTGTTGAATATTGGTGCCATTACTATCAACCTGTAAAACAGGATCTACAGAAGTGCCTCGAAGTATTAACTAGAGGAGAAGTATTTGCTTATATGGTTCACCATATAATCCGGCAGCATCGGGTAGTTTTGATTCCTGATCAGTGGCTAATTTTCCTAGCCGCATTCCTAGGAAAATCGACTACTATTATTTTGCACAAACAACCGGTAAAACAGCGACATCAACAGGTATTACTATTAGGTAGTATAACAGGACTATACGGATTAGTTGTCTTGCAGGTTTATATCTCAGCATTACTATTGATTCCTTGGTTTTTACCGTCAATACTAGTTTGGTTTTACTATAGTTTTGCTCTCCAAAAACCTTATTTAAGGTAG
- a CDS encoding DUF1822 family protein, with protein MTSYSVNSTDLRLVQPECIWLESEQFEQAVQMSNQVISEARQWQTYLNGLALLSFTQWLEEKLANILISDNCCSLRQPKYANVIEAVCNLIVGEFKLCLITNESLIDEVVTVPIAAIDLPEFAAHFYVVIEVQEELETAIIRGFIRYDELVNYRQVFKLHPEVDWNYSLPLSLFNPEPNHLLFYLRYLDSAAIKLPVTSPTSIPISVNQLDLETLETLLDRLQYPEQTLWQTLTWEQGLSILQSPELLDLLYQWQLTPQRTTSLSIRITEVFTILTQKAINTQQWLEGKLDEFAQGLGFFMPETLTANSSVFRSIDKFDNVINELRYQGMEIPPEPGRSYQDIDLGEIALRLCAVTWPIDSPLPPPKWSLLLILGTQFGTALPDGFKLQVSNIRSIIHEPVSGLDDPFLFARVEGGSDEKFVVTIIPPDSSPQTLYPYAFEPS; from the coding sequence ATGACTAGTTATTCTGTTAATTCCACCGACCTGAGGCTTGTGCAACCAGAATGTATTTGGTTAGAATCCGAACAGTTTGAGCAAGCAGTACAAATGAGTAACCAAGTCATCTCAGAAGCACGCCAATGGCAAACCTATCTGAATGGACTAGCATTACTTAGTTTTACACAATGGTTAGAAGAAAAGTTAGCTAATATCTTGATTTCTGATAATTGTTGTTCTTTACGACAACCTAAATACGCTAATGTGATTGAAGCGGTATGTAATCTTATAGTAGGCGAATTTAAGCTTTGTTTAATTACCAATGAAAGTTTAATTGATGAAGTAGTAACTGTACCGATAGCCGCCATTGATTTACCAGAATTTGCGGCTCATTTCTATGTTGTAATTGAAGTGCAAGAAGAGCTAGAAACTGCTATTATTCGAGGCTTTATCCGTTACGACGAACTGGTTAATTATCGACAAGTTTTTAAGTTACATCCTGAAGTTGATTGGAACTATAGTTTACCTCTGTCATTGTTTAATCCTGAGCCAAATCACCTACTATTTTATTTACGTTACTTGGATTCCGCTGCCATTAAGCTACCAGTAACTTCCCCTACTTCAATTCCTATATCTGTTAATCAACTTGACTTGGAAACATTAGAAACATTATTAGATCGCCTACAATATCCTGAGCAAACTCTTTGGCAAACCTTAACCTGGGAGCAAGGGCTGAGTATACTCCAAAGTCCTGAGTTACTGGATTTATTATATCAATGGCAACTAACTCCACAGAGAACAACCTCCCTTTCTATTCGGATTACAGAAGTATTCACCATCCTAACTCAAAAGGCTATCAATACACAGCAATGGTTGGAGGGAAAATTAGACGAATTTGCCCAAGGTTTAGGATTTTTCATGCCTGAAACCCTGACTGCGAATTCATCGGTATTTCGGTCAATTGATAAATTCGATAATGTGATTAACGAGCTTAGATATCAAGGAATGGAGATTCCTCCCGAACCAGGTCGCTCCTATCAGGACATTGACTTAGGTGAAATTGCTTTACGACTATGTGCCGTAACCTGGCCGATTGACTCTCCACTTCCTCCCCCAAAATGGTCATTGCTACTAATTTTAGGAACCCAGTTTGGTACTGCTTTACCTGATGGATTTAAGCTACAAGTTAGCAATATAAGGTCTATTATACATGAGCCTGTATCAGGGCTTGATGATCCATTTTTGTTTGCCCGTGTGGAAGGAGGCTCAGATGAAAAATTTGTTGTGACCATTATCCCACCGGATAGCTCACCACAGACCTTATATCCTTATGCATTCGAGCCTAGTTAA
- a CDS encoding AraC family transcriptional regulator, which produces MLLFLVLGNREQGLGSRESGVGSRESGVGSRESGVGSRERCDPWRI; this is translated from the coding sequence GTGCTTTTATTCTTGGTTTTAGGAAACAGGGAGCAGGGATTAGGGAGTCGGGAGTCGGGAGTCGGGAGTCGGGAGTCGGGAGTCGGGAGTCGGGAGTCGGGAGTCGGGAGTCGGGAGCGGTGCGACCCGTGGCGAATTTAA
- a CDS encoding Uma2 family endonuclease produces the protein MVQAVSKLLTFDEFLEQYPEDGGNYELRQGRIVAMRPTGLHEQVAALIARKIDVEIERLSLPYFIPRTCLVKPYQQGEGYLPDIIVLDQQTVAEDPYWEKAMQRGLGGPPHERLHQDKSSISIGKSAKLIVEVVSTNWQDDYLTKLAEYEKFGIPEYWIVDYKALGGTRYIGSPKIPTVWIYELADNEYKEGKTFTGCDSIESPTFPELKLTVEQLVKAGTL, from the coding sequence ATGGTTCAAGCAGTATCCAAACTATTAACCTTTGACGAATTCTTAGAACAGTACCCAGAGGATGGAGGAAACTATGAACTTCGCCAGGGTAGAATTGTAGCTATGCGTCCCACCGGTTTACACGAACAAGTAGCAGCTCTCATTGCCAGAAAGATAGATGTTGAAATTGAGAGACTTTCACTACCCTACTTCATTCCTCGAACTTGTCTTGTCAAACCCTATCAACAAGGAGAAGGCTATTTACCAGATATCATTGTTTTGGATCAACAAACTGTTGCGGAAGACCCATACTGGGAAAAAGCGATGCAGCGCGGTCTTGGGGGTCCCCCCCATGAGCGACTGCATCAAGACAAATCAAGTATCTCAATCGGTAAATCAGCTAAGTTAATCGTGGAAGTCGTTAGTACAAACTGGCAAGATGACTATCTAACCAAACTGGCTGAATACGAAAAATTTGGCATTCCAGAATACTGGATTGTTGACTATAAAGCCTTGGGAGGAACCCGATACATTGGGTCTCCTAAAATTCCTACAGTTTGGATATACGAGTTAGCTGATAATGAATATAAAGAAGGCAAAACCTTTACAGGCTGTGATTCTATTGAATCACCAACTTTCCCAGAACTAAAACTGACTGTTGAGCAGCTGGTCAAGGCCGGAACATTATAA
- a CDS encoding class I adenylate-forming enzyme family protein, with protein sequence MLESLPSSTKAQKNVLTDGQLTCTYQELPEVFEALQQYFDQRGISITDCFALECDNTVSSALVLLYLLERGYRFLLLPQEVNPPQVLGSKQSLPRFCRYKIRTGSFTDKPKAPNFRYPEQFVDIVENEDWIGDGPSATAECDRIGINPIQENNPSRKLYIRTSGSTGKPKIAVHSHDKLLRNALNCLQRLGLKQDDRIAIPVPIYHMYGLGAAFLPGVMAGASIDLQKNSNLLKYMQRERDFNPNVAFMTPMFCETLLKGRKTSRKYNLTVVAGDRIREDTFVRFESRFGSLVSLYGSTEMGAMAASSPDQPQEVRLKTVGKPMSGVKITLAKDNTDGVSELWCHHDYGFEGYVDQEGKPISQGIQTQTDWFGTKDLGRIWSDGHLEVIGRCDYSVNRNGLLVLLADVERGIETIEGIDSVVVVSQGESQRGKGIVAYCVLAKDSNIPEPDIRAACFDILPRHGIPDQIFLVNSFPKLPNGKVDRLKLIGMHDQGKGKHMRYAHAARTAVSGQP encoded by the coding sequence ATGCTTGAGTCACTCCCAAGCTCTACCAAGGCGCAGAAAAATGTTCTGACAGATGGGCAATTAACTTGTACCTACCAAGAACTTCCAGAGGTCTTTGAAGCTCTCCAGCAGTATTTTGACCAACGGGGAATTAGCATTACCGATTGCTTTGCCCTCGAATGTGATAATACTGTATCCAGTGCCCTAGTCCTGTTATATCTACTGGAGAGAGGTTACCGTTTTCTACTGTTACCCCAGGAAGTCAACCCACCCCAAGTGCTTGGCTCTAAGCAATCTCTGCCACGATTCTGCCGATACAAGATTAGGACTGGAAGCTTTACCGACAAGCCAAAAGCCCCTAATTTTAGATATCCTGAGCAGTTTGTGGATATTGTTGAAAACGAGGATTGGATTGGCGATGGCCCTTCGGCCACTGCCGAATGCGATCGCATTGGGATAAATCCCATTCAGGAAAATAATCCTAGTCGAAAACTATATATAAGGACATCGGGAAGTACAGGAAAACCCAAAATAGCAGTCCATTCCCATGATAAGCTACTCAGAAACGCACTCAACTGCTTGCAACGACTGGGTCTTAAACAGGATGACCGCATAGCGATTCCGGTACCAATTTATCATATGTATGGTTTGGGGGCGGCGTTTCTGCCAGGTGTGATGGCGGGAGCATCTATCGACTTACAGAAGAATTCCAACTTGCTCAAGTATATGCAGCGGGAACGAGACTTTAATCCCAATGTTGCCTTCATGACACCGATGTTTTGTGAAACATTGCTCAAGGGACGTAAGACTTCTAGGAAATACAACCTTACCGTAGTGGCAGGCGATCGCATCCGGGAAGACACATTTGTCAGATTTGAATCCCGTTTTGGTTCGTTGGTGAGCTTGTACGGTAGTACAGAAATGGGTGCGATGGCAGCGTCTAGTCCGGATCAGCCTCAGGAGGTGCGGCTTAAAACCGTAGGAAAACCGATGTCAGGAGTAAAAATTACTTTAGCAAAGGATAACACCGATGGTGTTAGCGAACTCTGGTGTCACCATGACTATGGTTTTGAAGGATATGTTGATCAAGAGGGGAAACCCATTAGCCAGGGTATTCAGACTCAGACTGATTGGTTTGGCACCAAGGACTTGGGTCGAATTTGGTCCGATGGTCACCTAGAAGTCATTGGCAGATGTGACTATAGCGTCAACCGAAATGGTCTTCTGGTGTTGTTGGCGGATGTGGAGAGAGGGATTGAAACCATTGAAGGAATAGATTCTGTGGTGGTGGTCTCTCAAGGAGAAAGTCAACGAGGTAAAGGAATTGTGGCTTATTGTGTTCTTGCTAAAGACAGCAATATTCCTGAACCAGATATCCGAGCTGCTTGTTTCGATATTTTGCCAAGGCATGGGATTCCGGATCAGATTTTTCTGGTAAATTCTTTTCCGAAGCTGCCCAATGGTAAGGTTGATCGACTCAAACTTATTGGTATGCATGACCAGGGCAAGGGTAAGCATATGCGCTACGCGCACGCTGCGCGAACAGCCGTCAGCGGTCAGCCGTGA
- a CDS encoding acyl carrier protein yields the protein MYETVANKLKKLIVQELYVNLKLENIDDNAPLFEDGLGIDSLALVELITLIEEHFKFEFADSDIRAETFVSLNSLANLVVSKIKPDNTLVV from the coding sequence ATGTATGAAACTGTAGCCAATAAACTCAAAAAACTTATTGTACAAGAACTATATGTTAACCTTAAACTAGAAAATATTGATGATAATGCACCCCTATTTGAAGATGGATTAGGAATTGATTCCCTCGCCCTTGTGGAACTAATTACATTAATTGAGGAACACTTCAAGTTTGAGTTTGCTGACTCTGATATCAGGGCTGAGACTTTCGTAAGTCTTAATAGTTTAGCTAATTTAGTGGTTAGCAAGATTAAGCCGGACAATACGTTAGTAGTGTAG
- a CDS encoding radical SAM protein, which produces MYKNLVNHDFEANNLQDLENSVRFLQIEPTTHCNFTCKFCCGRHMTQSNLSFETFVQTLDQFPDLEHIELQGEGEPLLHPQFFEMAKLAQNRGIKVSIITNGSMFSPQRIQKILDCGIEAIRVSIESPDPQEFREIRGGRLENIIEGIQALLKSRNELGRENPTVGFVVTVLQQTKKQLPAIARLYDQLEMDGGIQFHLLSSMDSYTQIYDQTMSNQFLSKIDTTLVWSQYVKIIQSPQHHRSKIKHFYDEIGELSPYPKRDHTDKNKFLVRVFRSCPSLDSSLYVNRYGIATGCCKIKDTEQFALGKIDLNSIEEIINARNQIRQQVRSGIVPAACRHCFVAESISARLSNLLQKQPKRLTGSSLTSTKKSTNGSKHINPQVIGYIPYEESIFEAILPFCDGETTCDEILQQVCQKCGLDIKEGKMKVLPAIDELVRRNVIVI; this is translated from the coding sequence ATGTATAAAAATTTAGTCAATCATGACTTTGAAGCTAACAATCTTCAAGATCTGGAAAATTCAGTTCGATTTCTACAAATAGAGCCAACGACTCATTGCAACTTTACCTGTAAGTTTTGCTGTGGTCGCCATATGACTCAAAGCAATCTTTCTTTTGAAACCTTTGTCCAAACCCTTGACCAATTTCCTGACCTAGAGCATATTGAACTTCAAGGGGAAGGAGAACCACTCCTTCATCCCCAATTCTTTGAGATGGCTAAGCTGGCTCAGAATCGGGGAATAAAGGTATCGATAATTACCAATGGGAGTATGTTTTCTCCTCAACGCATTCAGAAAATTCTGGACTGTGGCATTGAAGCCATTCGAGTCTCGATCGAGTCACCAGATCCCCAAGAGTTTAGAGAAATTCGCGGTGGAAGATTAGAAAACATTATTGAAGGAATTCAGGCTCTGCTAAAATCACGCAATGAGCTTGGCAGGGAAAATCCAACGGTAGGATTTGTTGTAACAGTACTTCAACAAACTAAGAAGCAGTTGCCAGCCATCGCCCGATTGTACGATCAGCTAGAAATGGATGGGGGAATCCAGTTTCACCTACTAAGTTCTATGGATAGCTATACTCAAATCTATGATCAGACGATGTCTAATCAGTTTCTTTCTAAAATAGACACAACTTTAGTCTGGTCTCAGTATGTGAAAATTATCCAATCTCCGCAGCATCATAGAAGTAAGATCAAACACTTCTACGACGAAATTGGTGAGCTTTCTCCATACCCGAAACGTGACCACACAGATAAAAATAAATTTTTGGTCAGAGTTTTCCGAAGCTGTCCTTCATTAGATAGTTCCCTCTATGTGAATCGTTACGGAATTGCTACAGGATGCTGCAAGATCAAGGATACCGAGCAATTTGCTCTTGGAAAAATTGATCTCAATAGTATTGAGGAAATCATTAACGCTCGCAATCAGATCAGACAACAAGTTCGCAGTGGTATTGTTCCAGCAGCTTGTCGCCACTGTTTTGTTGCCGAGTCAATTTCAGCACGGTTGTCGAATCTGCTCCAGAAACAACCAAAACGATTGACAGGGAGTTCTTTAACTTCTACCAAAAAGTCTACCAATGGTTCTAAGCATATAAATCCTCAAGTCATTGGCTACATTCCCTATGAAGAATCAATTTTTGAGGCAATTTTACCATTTTGCGATGGCGAAACAACTTGTGATGAGATTCTTCAGCAGGTATGCCAGAAGTGCGGATTAGACATCAAGGAAGGAAAAATGAAGGTTCTGCCAGCAATAGACGAACTAGTTCGTCGAAACGTAATCGTTATTTAG
- a CDS encoding glycosyltransferase has product MRIAICSLSQFTYVAECIDVAQRLNEKHEVCYFLGFHCSSAINLLQKKHLPHQVLNKGLETASILTSPATAKSTYDLFKSYFFKYAELVLPDLLKAFKHWKPDLILSHLRDYTGITAAEIINKPVVSFGSHTSPLRVESIDPPFGSRGSRDTPKGLFKIWWELHNKFNDKVDKIYNHTIRQPYGLSHVYNTSTLHSDRLVLLSLISALSNKHSQEPPHIKYVGSLLSRKLDAAPAKEIDLIARISSMPKPRVFVSLGTTYVTKLLLEKCLKALIPFPGTVIVSLGGKTDLNLPSLLDLPHIIWNSFFFDVDRVLKLSDVIVTVGGGKSVMDSLSVGKPLICLPQQGEQWEIALALQSLGAAEIPCPRKWDGQTFTEVTEQVATEAKYTEAAALLQSKVEQSGGVEEAVKAIEALYKCVDFKL; this is encoded by the coding sequence ATGAGAATTGCCATCTGCTCCCTATCCCAATTTACCTATGTTGCTGAATGTATTGATGTGGCTCAACGTTTAAATGAGAAACATGAGGTTTGTTATTTTCTAGGATTTCATTGCTCGAGTGCGATCAATCTCTTACAAAAGAAACACCTCCCTCATCAAGTGTTGAACAAGGGTCTGGAAACGGCATCGATTTTAACAAGTCCAGCCACAGCCAAATCTACTTACGATCTCTTTAAAAGCTATTTCTTCAAATATGCAGAACTTGTCCTGCCCGATTTACTTAAAGCCTTTAAGCACTGGAAGCCAGATTTAATTTTGTCTCATTTGAGAGATTATACAGGCATAACCGCAGCAGAAATTATCAACAAACCGGTGGTATCCTTTGGGAGCCATACTTCGCCATTGAGAGTAGAAAGCATCGATCCACCATTTGGCTCAAGAGGGAGCAGAGATACACCCAAGGGACTGTTTAAAATCTGGTGGGAACTTCATAATAAGTTCAATGATAAAGTAGATAAGATCTATAATCATACAATTAGGCAGCCCTATGGACTTTCCCATGTATATAATACTAGCACACTTCACTCCGATCGACTGGTTTTACTTTCCCTAATTTCAGCTTTAAGCAACAAACATTCTCAGGAGCCACCCCACATTAAATACGTTGGTTCACTCTTATCCAGAAAGCTTGACGCAGCTCCAGCCAAAGAGATAGATTTAATAGCACGTATCTCCTCAATGCCAAAACCCAGGGTATTTGTATCTCTTGGTACAACCTATGTTACCAAACTATTGCTTGAAAAATGTCTCAAAGCACTAATACCCTTTCCCGGTACTGTGATTGTTAGTCTAGGGGGAAAAACCGACTTAAATCTTCCTTCACTGCTCGACCTTCCTCATATCATCTGGAATTCCTTTTTCTTCGATGTGGATAGGGTATTAAAACTATCTGATGTGATTGTTACTGTGGGTGGAGGAAAAAGTGTAATGGATTCACTCTCTGTCGGTAAGCCCCTAATCTGTTTGCCACAGCAAGGGGAGCAATGGGAAATCGCCCTGGCACTGCAATCTCTTGGTGCAGCAGAAATTCCTTGTCCGAGGAAGTGGGATGGGCAAACATTTACTGAAGTAACAGAGCAGGTTGCCACAGAGGCTAAGTACACAGAAGCAGCAGCTCTTTTGCAGTCAAAAGTGGAACAAAGTGGAGGCGTAGAGGAAGCGGTGAAAGCGATCGAGGCATTGTATAAGTGTGTAGATTTTAAACTTTGA